One Herbaspirillum rubrisubalbicans genomic window carries:
- a CDS encoding thioesterase II family protein, producing the protein MISSTPTSPYLPFNDTHRSGMTLFCLHHAGSNAASFRSWQAYFAGYGIHIAPLELPGHGTRRSQSLHTSHLTLIEDMSHALLGLLPERYAIYGHSLGALLGFELASALQAQGRPPQALFVSGRRPPQLPTPMPWRHQMGDAELVEQLLALGGNGTTLLAHPELQALFLPVIRADFAITECYQYQPRPALQCPLHSFVGERDPEVSAAQMALWQMHTAADFSQQVIAGAHFPDEQAQQGLWQQIARRAVQGREKV; encoded by the coding sequence ATGATCTCTTCCACACCAACCAGCCCCTACCTGCCCTTCAACGATACGCATCGCAGTGGCATGACCTTGTTCTGCCTGCACCACGCCGGTAGCAATGCGGCCAGCTTCCGCAGCTGGCAAGCCTATTTTGCCGGCTACGGCATCCACATCGCCCCCCTCGAATTGCCCGGACACGGAACGCGCCGCAGCCAATCCCTGCATACCAGCCATCTCACGCTGATCGAGGACATGAGCCACGCTTTGCTCGGGCTACTTCCCGAACGCTATGCCATCTATGGACACAGCCTGGGTGCGCTGCTGGGCTTTGAACTGGCCAGCGCCCTGCAAGCGCAGGGTCGGCCACCGCAGGCCTTGTTCGTTTCGGGCAGGCGACCGCCGCAACTGCCGACACCGATGCCCTGGCGTCATCAGATGGGCGATGCCGAGCTGGTCGAGCAATTGCTGGCACTGGGTGGCAATGGCACCACACTGCTGGCGCACCCGGAACTGCAAGCGCTTTTTCTTCCCGTCATCCGCGCCGACTTTGCCATCACCGAGTGCTATCAATACCAGCCCAGACCGGCGCTGCAATGCCCGCTGCATAGCTTCGTCGGAGAGCGTGATCCCGAAGTGAGCGCGGCACAAATGGCGCTGTGGCAAATGCATACAGCAGCGGACTTCAGCCAGCAGGTCATTGCGGGCGCACATTTCCCCGATGAACAAGCCCAGCAGGGGCTATGGCAGCAGATTGCACGCCGGGCGGTGCAGGGCAGGGAGAAGGTTTGA
- a CDS encoding Gfo/Idh/MocA family oxidoreductase produces MNADKNLATRPPHKVIVCGTRFGEHYLAALAQQRPGYQLCGILARGSARSVALARQLDIPLYRQVDQLPADIDIACVAVRTSIVGGDGTRLASALLQRGIHVLQEHPLHPTDTQRLLSTAREHGVRYQINTLYPHLPAGQRFIQYVRQGLTQQPLWFIEMTTSLQLLYSSLDILGRALGGLAPFAVSAPLSLETLPRPAHPWPFRSLQGVLAGIPLSLHLQTYLDHRDLDHHSLVMHRISCGGPQGNILLANSYGPVVWSHPIYAPNYQEDGADASYLLNGEALRSSRYNRQPTSITFGPAQAPSLNEAVEEDIPHAIFRALDELMQEPSPDSPHWVQHGQSWLDIMRAVGQPVMTELAPPCPPFPDPVSYAREHAHAGR; encoded by the coding sequence ATGAACGCCGACAAGAACTTGGCAACCAGGCCGCCGCACAAGGTCATCGTCTGCGGCACCCGTTTCGGCGAACACTACCTGGCGGCGCTGGCGCAGCAAAGACCGGGCTACCAGCTGTGCGGCATCCTGGCCAGAGGGAGTGCGCGCTCGGTCGCGCTGGCGCGGCAACTGGACATTCCCCTGTACCGGCAGGTGGATCAGTTACCCGCAGATATCGATATCGCCTGCGTGGCGGTGAGGACCAGCATCGTCGGCGGCGATGGCACACGGCTGGCCAGCGCATTACTGCAACGTGGCATCCATGTGCTTCAAGAGCATCCGCTGCACCCCACCGATACCCAGCGCCTCTTGAGCACGGCGCGCGAGCATGGCGTGCGGTACCAGATCAATACGCTGTATCCCCATCTGCCCGCCGGCCAGCGCTTCATCCAGTACGTGCGCCAGGGCCTGACGCAACAGCCGCTGTGGTTCATCGAGATGACGACCAGCCTGCAACTGCTGTACTCCAGCCTGGATATCCTGGGACGCGCCCTGGGCGGCTTGGCGCCCTTTGCTGTAAGCGCGCCCTTGAGCCTGGAGACGCTGCCCCGACCAGCGCACCCCTGGCCGTTTCGCTCGCTGCAGGGTGTGCTGGCGGGGATTCCCTTGAGCCTGCATCTGCAAACCTATCTGGACCACCGCGACCTGGACCACCACAGTCTGGTGATGCACCGGATCAGTTGCGGTGGACCGCAGGGCAATATCCTGCTGGCCAACAGCTATGGCCCCGTAGTCTGGAGCCACCCGATCTACGCGCCCAACTATCAGGAGGATGGCGCCGACGCCTCATACCTCCTCAACGGCGAAGCGCTGCGCAGCAGCCGCTATAACCGCCAGCCCACCTCCATCACCTTCGGGCCGGCGCAGGCGCCCAGCCTCAATGAGGCGGTCGAAGAGGACATTCCCCATGCCATCTTCCGGGCGCTGGACGAACTCATGCAGGAACCCAGCCCGGATAGTCCGCACTGGGTCCAGCATGGCCAGTCCTGGCTGGACATCATGCGCGCCGTCGGCCAGCCCGTCATGACCGAGCTGGCTCCGCCCTGCCCGCCCTTCCCTGATCCCGTTTCCTACGCCAGAGAACATGCCCATGCTGGACGCTAA
- a CDS encoding thioesterase domain-containing protein: MLDANHRRNRLAYQGLATLLEHAGLADHAHYLNWGYHSDCPDRDQACHRIADHEPNHSQARLVLEIIGKTPLDGKRIMDIGCGRGGALALLQRFYAPTQLIGIDISPSNIAYCRQQHQGRRLRFQLGDACRLPHPDNSVDVVLNMESSGAYSDLPAFFEQVQRILAPQGYFCFSDVIDQNSLPLLQEALTLCGLELQQHRSVRQEVLASRRRASPHLWRRLQQVLAELDNPSLHAELQQYLANPDSPLFAALEEGRADYIIQHWRKSTRRAQPIGPALQEALRQRGQRLEQVQQPRQTQPPTPRPATPAERGGSWLPLSHPAMQARPGHCQLFALPYAGGGASIYRDWTSASAHWSLHPLQLPGHENRLAEAAHVDMDKLVQQLAAVLQPYVQQPWALLGCSLGGKIAFELARHFSAQGTPPQHLIVLACPAPSVPVRQALSHLPPAQFAHAVAQLGGTPTDILQHTDMMQTVMPALRSDSQLAEHYCCASDCSIDAPITLFYAEDDHLVTPEQALQWRNHTRGRFSAQAVAGGHFFLRQQRPQLLACIDQLLSSPWTEEIAHA; encoded by the coding sequence ATGCTGGACGCTAACCATCGCCGCAACCGGCTGGCCTACCAGGGTCTGGCCACCCTGCTGGAACACGCCGGGCTGGCCGACCATGCCCACTATCTGAACTGGGGCTATCACAGCGACTGCCCGGACAGGGACCAGGCCTGCCATCGCATCGCGGATCACGAGCCCAATCACAGCCAGGCCCGCCTGGTGCTGGAAATCATCGGCAAGACGCCCCTGGATGGCAAACGGATCATGGACATCGGCTGTGGCCGGGGTGGAGCGCTGGCCCTGCTGCAGCGTTTCTATGCGCCCACGCAACTGATAGGCATCGACATCAGCCCCAGCAATATCGCTTACTGCCGCCAGCAACACCAGGGGCGGCGCCTGCGCTTCCAGCTGGGGGACGCCTGCCGCCTGCCGCATCCCGACAATAGTGTGGATGTAGTGCTGAACATGGAATCCTCGGGCGCCTACAGCGACCTGCCGGCGTTTTTCGAACAGGTGCAGCGCATCCTGGCCCCGCAGGGTTATTTCTGTTTCAGCGACGTCATCGACCAGAACAGCCTGCCGCTGCTGCAAGAGGCCCTGACCCTGTGCGGCCTGGAGCTGCAGCAGCACCGCTCGGTCAGGCAAGAGGTGCTGGCTTCGCGCCGACGCGCCTCGCCCCATTTGTGGCGGCGATTGCAGCAGGTCCTGGCGGAGCTGGACAATCCCTCCTTGCACGCTGAACTGCAACAGTATCTGGCCAACCCCGACTCGCCCCTCTTTGCCGCTCTGGAAGAGGGCCGCGCCGACTACATCATCCAGCACTGGCGCAAGAGCACCCGGCGAGCGCAGCCGATTGGCCCTGCACTGCAGGAAGCGCTGCGCCAGCGCGGCCAGCGGCTGGAACAAGTGCAACAACCGCGACAAACACAGCCACCGACGCCACGGCCGGCCACGCCCGCCGAGCGGGGTGGCAGCTGGCTGCCGCTCAGTCATCCGGCCATGCAAGCCAGACCCGGTCATTGCCAACTGTTCGCGCTACCTTATGCAGGCGGCGGCGCGTCCATCTATCGGGACTGGACGTCGGCCAGCGCGCACTGGAGCCTGCATCCGCTCCAGTTGCCCGGGCACGAGAACCGGCTGGCCGAAGCCGCCCATGTGGACATGGACAAGCTGGTGCAGCAACTGGCCGCGGTATTACAGCCCTATGTGCAGCAGCCCTGGGCGCTGCTGGGCTGTAGCCTGGGCGGCAAAATCGCGTTCGAACTGGCGCGTCACTTCAGCGCCCAGGGAACACCGCCGCAGCATCTCATCGTGCTGGCCTGTCCCGCTCCCAGCGTGCCGGTACGACAAGCGCTTTCGCACCTGCCGCCGGCCCAGTTCGCCCACGCCGTGGCCCAACTGGGCGGCACGCCCACCGATATCCTGCAGCATACCGACATGATGCAGACCGTCATGCCGGCCCTGCGCAGCGACAGCCAGCTGGCCGAACACTATTGTTGCGCCAGTGACTGCAGCATCGATGCGCCCATCACGCTCTTCTATGCCGAGGACGATCATCTGGTCACGCCTGAGCAGGCGTTGCAATGGCGCAACCACACCCGTGGGCGGTTTTCAGCGCAAGCCGTGGCGGGCGGCCACTTCTTCCTGCGTCAGCAGCGGCCACAACTGCTGGCGTGCATCGATCAACTGCTGTCCAGCCCTTGGACAGAGGAAATAGCACACGCATGA